One window of the Candidatus Deferrimicrobium sp. genome contains the following:
- a CDS encoding ABC transporter ATP-binding protein, whose protein sequence is MLKVNNIEVIYSDVILVLKGLSMVVPEGQIVALLGANGAGKSTTLKAISGLLKSEEGEVTDGEILFAGEKINGKDPEEIVRKGIFQVIEGRRVFEDLTTEENLRCGAYTRKDRKNVKADYERIYTYFPRLKERRKGLAGYLSGGEQQMLAIGRALMARPKLMLLDEPSLGLSPLLVKEIFGIIKEINQKEKTTILLVEQNARVALSISSYGYIMENGKVVLDGETEKLVNNEDVKEFYLGMNEVGTRKSYREIKHYKRRKRWLS, encoded by the coding sequence AGGGCCTCTCCATGGTCGTCCCCGAGGGACAGATCGTCGCGCTGCTGGGAGCGAACGGCGCGGGGAAGAGCACCACCCTCAAAGCGATCTCCGGGCTCCTCAAGTCCGAGGAAGGGGAGGTCACCGACGGGGAGATCCTTTTCGCCGGAGAGAAGATCAACGGGAAGGACCCCGAGGAGATCGTCCGGAAGGGGATCTTCCAGGTGATCGAAGGGCGCCGTGTCTTCGAGGACCTGACGACCGAGGAGAACCTGAGGTGCGGGGCCTACACGCGGAAAGACCGGAAGAACGTCAAGGCGGACTACGAGCGGATCTACACGTACTTCCCGCGCCTGAAGGAGCGCCGCAAGGGTCTGGCGGGCTACCTGTCCGGCGGGGAGCAGCAGATGCTGGCGATCGGGCGGGCGCTGATGGCGCGGCCGAAGCTCATGCTCCTCGACGAGCCGTCGCTCGGGCTGTCGCCGTTGCTGGTCAAGGAGATCTTCGGCATCATCAAGGAGATCAACCAGAAAGAGAAGACGACGATCCTCCTGGTCGAGCAGAACGCCCGCGTGGCGCTTTCCATCTCCAGCTACGGCTACATCATGGAAAACGGCAAGGTGGTGCTCGACGGCGAAACGGAAAAGCTCGTCAACAACGAAGACGTCAAGGAGTTCTACCTCGGCATGAACGAGGTCGGCACCCGGAAGTCGTACCGCGAGATCAAGCATTACAAGCGCCGCAAACGCTGGCTCTCCTGA